From Triticum aestivum cultivar Chinese Spring chromosome 4A, IWGSC CS RefSeq v2.1, whole genome shotgun sequence, a single genomic window includes:
- the LOC123087867 gene encoding enolase 1, whose product MVQQLDGTSNEWGWCKQKLGANAILAVCKAGAMVKKIPLYQHIANLAGNKTLVLPVPAFNVINGGSHAGNKLAMQEFMILPTGAASFKEAMKMGVEVYHHLKSIIKKKYGQDATNVGDEGGFAPNIQENKEGLELLKAAIAKAGYTGKVVIGMDVAASELYSEKDQTYDLNFKEDRVAKAISEKTCNALLLKVNQIGSVTESIEAVSMSKRAGWGVMASHRSGETEDTFIADLSVGLATPSAETELQILTLFTALGDTMVISFSACLLQGQIKTGAPCRSERLAKYNQVYIWAA is encoded by the exons ATGGTCCAGCAGCTCGACGGGACCTCCAACGAGTGGGGCTGGTGCAAACAAAAG CTCGGGGCAAACGCCATCCTCGCGGTGTGCAAGGCCGGTGCCATGGTCAAGAAGATCCCTCTTTACCAG CACATTGCAAACCTTGCGGGGAACAAGACCCTCGTGCTGCCCGTGCCTGCTTTCAATGTGATCAACGGAGGCTCTCACGCCGGGAACAAGCTCGCCATGCAG GAGTTCATGATCCTTCCGACCGGCGCCGCCTCGTTCAAGGAGGCCATGAAGATGGGAGTTGAGGTGTACCACCACCTCAAG AGCATAATCAAGAAGAAGTATGGCCAAGACGCTACAAACGTTGGGGATGAAGGTGGCTTTGCACCTAACATTCAG GAAAACAAGGAGGGCCTGGAACTGTTGAAGGCAGCTATAGCCAAGGCTGGCTACACTGGAAAG GTGGTCATTGGAATGGATGTTGCTGCTTCTGAATTATACAGCGAGAAGGACCAGACCTATGACCTGAATTTCAAGGAGGAT AGGGTTGCCAAGGCGATCAGTGAGAAGACCTGCAATGCCCTTCTCCTCAAG GTGAATCAGATAGGCTCGGTGACTGAGAGCATCGAGGCCGTGAGCATGTCGAAGCGCGCCGGGTGGGGAGTGATGGCGAGCCACAGGAG TGGTGAGACAGAGGacaccttcatcgccgacctctCGGTCGGCCTGGCCACGCCTTCGGCTGAAACAGAGCTTCAAATCCTTACACTTTTTACTGCATTGGGTGACACCATGGTCATATCTTTCTCCGCTTGCTTGTTGCAGGGCCAGATCAAGACTGGAGCTCCCTGCAGGTCCGAGCGTCTGGCCAAATACAACCAGGTATACATATGGGCGGCATGA